AAATTCATTATGAATTCTAGTATGTGTAGCCAAGGGATGCCCTGTAGAAATGTACCTGCTTGTTTTCAAATGATAAAGAATGTAAGAGTATTATGTGAGTAGAATACTTAAAAAAACTGCAAAGACAGATAATGATGTAACTAGTTATTGGAATTAATTGGCAAAACCCTTAGGAATATTTACTTGGCATTCCTGTTGCTCAGTAGTAATTGTTTACTTAAtagattcatgttacagtgtACAACTCAAATTGGTATTTTAATCAGTAGAAATggaaacaagagaagaaacaatGCAGGGTATTAGTTCTGAGCACTAGCTCATAGATTTGTAACCGCCTCTTCTCGTAAAGAATTCACTGGCCTGTtgtgaaataagaaaaagaaagtgaaagtcaGATGTTGTGACACATGACTGTAATTTCTAGCGTAGAATTGGGGGCAGAAGGAATGTtgcaagtttaaggtcagcctgggccacatagagATTTCTAGGTTGGCCAAGGCTACattgcaagaccctgtctcaaaaaaccaataaaagaaaaataagggaagGATAAATAGGCATAAAGTAAACTGCAAAAGTAGGAATTATTCCTATCCAAGCATGTGTTATTCCTGAGAGAGGACCCATACTGAAATTTAGCTCTGAGAAAGGACTCCATCATCTTACCTTCATGGTATGAGGAACTATTATCCCAATATGGTAGAGCAATATGGTATGAGGAACCCAATATGAACCCAATATGGTAGAGCAGCACCGCACTGTGGGAACGGGATACCCAGGGCTGCCCGACAGCATGGTGGTGTCCTTTCATGGACTGTCCTTTCATGGACTGACTCTGCTTTTTATCTTGTGTCCAATAGATGAACAGGCTGCTAatgacttcctttcttctttttcctagaTTCATCCAGAAAGTACCCAGAAGAAACTTCCTGTCAGAAAAGCTGAAAATGCAGTCTTGCTAACACTGGGATTTGTAAATAATTTGTTCAGAATGGCTGAAAACAATAGTAAAAACGTAGATGTGCGGCCGAAAACAGGCCGGAGCAGAAGTGCTGATGGAAAGGATGGCTATGTGTGGAGCGGAAGGAAGTTGTCTTGGTCCAGAAAGAGGGAGAGCTGTTCCGAGTCTGAAACCGTGTGTCCTGGAGAGAAGGCTGAAGCTCCCGGAAGGGGCCGAGAGAGGGAGCAGAGCTGTTCATCCATTCAGCTGGACCTGGACCACTCCTGTGGGCACAGATTTTTAGGCCGATCCCTTAAACAGAAACTGCAAGATGCGGTGGGCCAGTGTTTTCCAATAATGAATTGTAGTAGTCGGCACTCTTCAGGGCTTCcatctaaaagaaaaattcatatcAGTGAACTCATGCTAGATAAGTGCCCTTTCCCACCTCGATCGGATTTAGCCTTTAGGTGGCATTTTATTAAACAACATACTGTTCCTGTAAGTCCAAATTCAGATGAATGGGTGAGCACAGACTTATCTGAGAGTCAAGTGAGGGATGCCCAGCTAAAGCGAAGAAACATAGAAGAAGACATACCCTGTTTCTCGCAGACCAGTGTTCAGCCCTGTGTCGTAACTACCAGCAGTGCTTCATGTAGAGGTGGTCACATAACTGGCTCTATGATGAACTTGGTCACAAATAACAGCATAGAAGATAGTGATATGGATTCAGAGGATGAAATTATAACACTGTGCACAAgctccagaaaaagaaacaagcccAGGTGGGAAATGGATGATGAAATCCTGCAGTTGGAGACCCCTCCCAAGCACCACACCCAGATTGATTACGTTCACTGCCTTGTACCAGACCTCCTTCAGATCAGTAACAATCCATGCTACTGGGGAGTTATGGATAAATACGCAGCCGAAGCCCTGTTAGAAGGAAAGCCAGAGGGCACCTTTTTACTTCGAGACTCAGCACAGGAAGATTATTTATTCTCCGTTAGTTTTAGACGCTATAGTCGTTCTCTTCACGCGAGAATTGAACAGTGGAATCACAACTTTAGCTTTGATGCCCATGATCCGTGTGTCTTCCATTCTCCCGACATTACTGGGCTCCTGGAACATTATAAGGACCCCAGCGCCTGTATGTTCTTTGAACCACTTCTGTCCACTCCATTAATCCGGACCTTCCCCTTTTCCTTGCAGCACATTTGCAGAACAGTCATCTGTAATTGTACAACTTACGATGGCATTGATGCCCTGCCAGTTCCTTCTCCTATGAAATTGTATCTGAAGGAATACCATTATAAATCGAAAGTTAGGTTACTCAGGATTGATGTGCCAGAGCAACAATGATGGAGAGAGGTTAGGAATGTGGACTTGCatacatattttcatttcatatctTATTTTTCTTATGCCTCTTCGAATTTTTCTACAAAGGCAGTTAGAATCCAAAATAAAACTGCCCTAAATTTTAATTCCagatgaatttatttttcttatgatacacttgttatatatttttaagcaggtgtctggtttttgtttttaccgTGTAAATTATATACTTTTCCACTTAATTTACATATGGTCCAGGCATATTTGAAATTTCAAGGCATTACAAATACATTTgaatattctgtatttttttttaagtaatcttCTGCCCTTTCCTACATGTGGAATATTTTGCTAATGTACGCTATCAGTATTCTTATATGGCAGAATAGTTATCTTtcccattttcattttaaaattcttcagtAAAGATGAGTGTTGTAATCCGTCCATGATAATGTAATTGACTTTTGTAATTGCTAATAGGAATGTTAGGCAACAAAATGCTTTAAAGTGAAacagtgtgttttcattttaaatattaactaaAGCAAGTTTGTTTCTTATTAATATGGCCAATGGAAAGAGAATGTTACGATCTAGAGGTGCATTTGTTCGGCAGTATGGCAGGATTGTCAATAGATCCAAATACAGCAGCCCTTCACCCTGGAAGAGGTGAATAACGTCATAATGCAACTTGGATTCCTTTCTTACTAGAAGCTTTACAGTTAAAACAGCGGTATTAGAAGCTTGGAGTTGCTAAGGCAACTAGAGTTTTTCTATATTAATTTATAGACTGTTACATCTACTTAGCTCTTTCTTAGGAACTCTGGTTCCCAGGGGGATATAGGCAGTTTCTAAACAGCTACTGTATCCACCAGTAACAAAAAGACCTGAATAgtttctcattattttaaattgaaCTTAAATAAAGATGCAAACAAAACACGTGGTTCAATATTTAGGAAGCTTAATATTGCTTTCGGTCTTCACAACCTAAATAATTATTTCTGTCTTCAGAACTAACATATATTTTATGTAGCTTCAAAAAAGAGAAGACATAGCAATAGCTCCAAGATATAACATACTGGACAGGAggacaaaataatatttcacatttaCTATCTTAAGGGCAGCACAGTGTTTTAGGACCATCACTGGCCTGGAGTAACCAGTAAGAAAGACACGTGGACTGGTGCCCTATTTCTCTCCTCAGTGACTGATCACAGATTGCCCAGTTTTCCTTGTGATAGGCTATCTGCCCCTTTTAAATATtgtagtaatttttatttatttatttgtgtgtgtgagagagaggagagagagagtgtccCTCCACGTAGCGGAGACTGACTTCAGGTTTGAGATAGTACAGCCTGAGTTTCAGGATTACAGGTTTGAACCACCATGAAGAGCTAGTAATTGATTTCTTTCTCtcgcttttctttctttttccctttttctttcttttttgttgctgttattatttgttttggttctgttgttgtttagttggttggattttgtttgtttgtttgtttgaagcagggatttctctgtatatccctggctgttctgtagcttgctgtgtagaccaggctgtcctcgaactcacagagatcttcctgcctctgcctcccaagcactagtattaaaggcgtgctctaccACGCCTGGCTAGTAATTGATTTCTTGATGCTTGTTCAGCTGTATTAGAAAACTTGCTTCAACCTGGATTGACAGGACATTGCCTCAGAAGTTTCCAAgttaaaacaaatgtttcttgCTgctatggtgatgcacacctgtaatcccagcacttgggaaccagAGAGATAAAGGTTGCTGTGAATTTAAGCCAGTCACGGCTGTATGGTGAGAATatgtctcaaaaatttttttttccttaattcttGTTGCATGTACATTAAAGTAGCCTTCCTCAGTGTTGGGAGGCTGTtaatgtaaagaaaacattttctagcAATAGCTTTTACTGATCATTGTAGTTCATGCTTGTATtcctagaacttgggagactgaggcagaaggattaccatgagttcaggaacaacctaggctacagagtgaaaccctgtctcaataacccccccccaaaaaaacaaacaaacaaacaaacaaacaaacaaacaaacaaaaaaactaatagcttgccaggcagtggtggcacacgcctttaatcccagcactcgggaggcggaggcaggcggatctctgtgagttcgagaccagcctgggctacagaatgagttccaggaaaggcgcaaagctacacagagaaaccctgtcttgaaaaaccaaaagacaaaaaacaaaaactaatagctttaatttttttcaccaattacaaaattaaaatgggGAAAATGGTACCATTctcttctagaattttttttccttagtggtCTAAAGATCGTCTTGATCTCTGTGAAGAGGTGGCCACTCAAGATTGCCTCTTAGAGATGTAATGAGGCTCAGGCTATGAACACATGTCAGATAACTACATACCCTCCAAAGATGATGCTGACCCTTCCTGAAAGTGGAGTCTCCGACTACCTCATCTTTGCTGTGGCATTTTTGAAGTTGCGAGATGCTCATCTTATTAACCAGTATAACATTTCCTAAGTCTCCATATCTGGTGGCAAAAGTTATAGTGTGGTAAGACTCTACTCATAAATACAGCTTTTTATCAGAATTTGATAAAACCTTTTGTTTCTgtgaaacaattatttttaatatttttcttttacaagtaACTTTTTATCAGTACAGAACTATCTAAGGGATGACTAGCTTATGAATATTCTGTTAAAAGGtagttttataaagaaaagtaaaatataatcatGTCTTTTATAGTGGTAAAATTAGTGTTTATATGAAAGTCAAGATCTGATTAGCTTTTAATATACTTCAGACTGATTGCTTATGATATATTTTCTCtggcttttttattcttttcaatttCAAGGTATTAACAACTGTTAATATTTTCAGAATACTGCCATATGTGTAGCTTTGAAGTGTGTATTAAGTGAGAACAGGAGAGAGGCTGATTTACGCTGAAATGTCCTGTATCTTTCCTTTGGTACTGACTACAATGAGAAGAATTTGGAAAGTAGAGGTTTGTAAAGACTTGAGAAGAGAACTAGTTATTGTGAAGGGAAAAGAGTGACAAAAATATTAGGGAATTTGAATTTAGAGAAATTACCCACTTTCCCTGTGTCTTTGTGAAGAACATCTATATTCAAAAACTAactcataaaaaattaaatgtatttactgAGTTAAATagctaaaatgaataaattttatgaAGTACACAGGTCTAAATTAAACAGTAATGTTGTAACTCTTGAGTTGAATTTTGAACCATTTGAATAGTGTCAATTCCAGATGAAAAGGTGTCCAGTGCAGGGCCGGGTGCatacatctttgatcccagcgcttgggagacagaggcaggtctctgagagttgaatgccaacctggtctacagagtgagttccaggccagccaggctacatagtgagaccctgtctcaaaacaaacacaaagaagaaagaaatgcagtTGGTTTGGCAGAACTGTGTAGAGTTTATTTGTGAGAGAGGATGGAGCTAAAAGAAACAGGGTaagatattaaaatttaaaaatttaggcATTACCTCAGGGAAAAGCCTTGCCAGGGGAAGGGAACTACTTTACCGCTAATAGCTCGTCTGGACCAGACGCTAACTGCCTTGGGAATCATCTGCACAATCAGGAAATGAACTTgacttttccatttctcttgagGCTTTTCAGGACAGGCCCTTCTGCTCTTCACTAAACCTACATCTTGAGTAATTCCTGAAATATGCTGAATGGGTTCTTTTTCGTTTCCTTGGGTGTTTTTCTGTGAAGAGTTACGTGATCTTTTTGATACATAACCATATTGGCCTGAATAGTTATATGGAGGGAGTCTGTTAATTTAAAAGGAACCTGATAGGAATATTAAAGGAAGCATTTAGACAGCCTGGGGCTAGATGTATTGATTTGGTGAGCAAACCTGTGTTCTTTGCTGACTTTCAGCTAATGGCTAACCGTGGTCAAAGAATGGCTTTCACTTAATGTTTTGACTGACTACAAATAAGATAAAGAATGTTTTAGTAAttagaaatcttttaaaatataaagcaaatgtACAAATAAGACTCATCatctttttataagaaaaaacatAAGCCTTTATCATTTATTCATGAGCTAAAGCCATTAAGATGAATCAGATTATCAACTTCCTGTCTCTGAAGTTTGGGTTGTTTTTATAGATCCATGTAATAGAGCACTTCTTCCTGTGAAACAGGTGCTTTGAGATCTCTTACCTTCTTCTCTTGTGTTTGTCACTTTAAATATAATCAGAATCCAGTAGACaagcatgtttttattttggcAGGACAAATTTCACAGACTATAGACTTAATTTTAAGACAGTCCTGAagataaaacaatatttaaaatagccTATTTAGccaagtgtgatggtgcacacctttagtcccagcactcgggaagcagaggcaggtggatctctgaattccaggccaaggctacataacaagagcctgtctcaacaaaaagaaagaaaagaaaatcaagagaaaaaaaaaaaaagatgaagaaaaaatataaagtaatggTTATCCAGTGGAAAAGGCTTTGGGGCAAAACTAACTCCAAGATAGTGTTTCTAATTTGTAATCTGGAATGGATTACTCAATCCTAAATCCTCTTTTGTCGTAATTGCCTGTGAAACGTAGGTAATGGTATTGTCCCTTGGTTTCCTGAAAGTTCATTCACTAAGAGATATCCCTTGGAGCACagttgaaaataatttctgaGTAGCTATACAGTACTAATTGAGAATGATCAGTTTTCAAAAAGCACCTTTGTGGCGCGTAGAAAATCACATTCACTCAGTCTGTAACAGGCTTTCTTGACTTGATCTGACAATGGAGATAATGGAACAATTTGGGTCTATGGTTCAAACTCTACAGTTAGATGATTGCAATTTCCTCCTGCCTTTCATAAGATCTGTGTAAACTGATATTTGCCTTATTTAGAAAGCTGATTACATTTGCAGGAAATAAAGATGATTTTTGCCATGGTCATAAATCAAATCTAAGCTTTCAGATTTGGGAGCTATGGTGTAAAACTCAagaaagtttatttaaattttgatggCTTTGTTAGAATTGCATCATTTTTTTTAGCCAAGTATGAACTATATATACTTGAACATACAGAACCTAATGATTTCATAAAGCTATGTTGTCAATCATGGTGTGTGACCCATACTATCTCAACTTTCTAATCTTGACAAACATTTGTGGGTTTAAAAAAACTTGGATCTAAATAAATTTTCACTTAATTAAATCTTCATGTATGAAATCCAaaagctttgttgttgttttttaaagatttgtgtcATCTATGTTAAATTCAGGAGCATACCTTGATACACTtgggaaagtcagaggacaactttttgaGGGCTGGTTCTCCTGTGGTTtgactgaggcagggtctctccttgtTTGCATCCAGCTTCACCTCAGAAGTGCCAGAATTACAACTGCTGGCCACAGCATCTGGGTTTTCACATGGGTTTAGGTGATCAAACTCAAGTGGTCGGATTTTTTGGCatgcacctttacctgctaatcTAAAACTTTGGCCCCAgccttgtggttttgtttttcagttctttattattGGGCGTTGGGGGAGGGTAGAGGGAGATGTCACATGgcaggtgtggaggtcaaagtACAATTTGTGGAGTTACTTATCTTCattccaggggtcaaactcagactGTCAagtttgtacagcaagcactttaaccagCTGAGCCAGGTTTCTGGCCAGTGTTTTTATCTTAGAAAGCATTCCTATCTTTAAATGATTAGGAGGACATGACCATTCCTGGGTGTGGTTGAGGAGAGGGGTTCTTTTGTAGATAGGAGGGAGAGAACCTCTAGAGGCACCTGGAAGGGTCCAAACTTGTAGCAgactttcttggaccaccagcccccaaatcatgacacagagacttattattaattatgaaagctcaaccttagcttaggcttatttctaactagctcttagaacttaaattgacccatttctattaatctgcatgctgccacatggctcatggctttttacctctcctgtatgtgtcctgcttcctctgtgtctagcttgctaccctgcctttcttcctctccaagTCCTCTTCtatccccagaagtcccacctaacctcttcctgcctagctattggccattcagctctttgctaaaccaatcagaaggtgccttaggcagagacgcatcttcacagtgtacaagaagattattccacaacacaaacTGAACCAGGCCATGGGGAGCAGACCAAAAGAACCGAGGACTAAGAGGCTAAGAGCAGGCTGGGAGACCAAGAGAGCACTTAGTCAAGATGGCTGGGGTTATGTAGTTATCAGGCTAGGGAAAGGGAGGGCAGCCACTGTCCTTGAGAGGCTTAGGGTGGGAGGCACAGGTCCCGAGTTGAGACTTGTCCTGGGTTTCCTGGGGACCTTGCATACCTTATATATTCAAATCAAAGGCCTGCAAAGGAAAAATTGAAGAATTTATAGATATAATTACACTTTGCTTTTTGATGTATCAGTTTTGAGTCCACAAGAACCAGAAGCCAGTCTCAAAAGCCACGGCCCTCATCTATggcaatgtttctcaaccttcctaatgctgcagcccttgaATACagctgttcctcatgttgtggtgactcccaatcatgaaattattttcattgctacttcataactgtcattttgctactgttatgaattgtaatataaatatctgatatgcggccCCTGtgggtcattcgacccccaaagggATCATAACCCACAAGTTAGGAACCACTGTTCTCAAAAACTTAAAGGGAGTAAGATGGCtcattctggagccattttgaatGACGGTGCCAAAACACAAATTTAGGTTACCTCAACCAGTACcaaaagtttttaaagttttatagaacagcaaagtcataaatcaaggtaGGTTTAAAATACACTGGTGGGGTACATTGGAGAGACAGGTATATCAGGATAGAGGAGGCTTTTCTATAGGCTTAAAATGCCCTCAGATGACATTCTTAGCTGTTGGTAGAAGCTAGTTGTCTGTTAGTACATTCCGAAAGGTTTTTATCTATTGCCACAAGATGTTAGTTTCGACGGAGGCGGGCAAGGATCGGCCTCTGTTCTGGAGGGCTAGAGCTAGGTAAGGTAATTAGcatctggacctgcaacattccaatccTTCCACAGCACTGAAATTCTAAATAGCCACTCAGTCTCTGCAGATATAGATTGCTCTCAAAAGTTGTCATTCACAACCCCTTTGCAAAATCATCCCCCTTCCCTCATCTTTTAACCCTCAATTTTGGTGGACTGTAACAGCCAGCCTGGAGCCTGGCTGCAGAAACCGCTGAACGAAGCGAGTCCAAAATCTGCTTCTAGCCACGGGCTTGCCTTGAGCATCCATGGCCAGAGAGGTTTTCGTTGAGGGGTCTTTTGAACTCAGGAAGCGGTGAAGCTTTCCCGCGCtccacccagaaaaaaaaaaaaacagccctaGCTCCTGGAGCCACGCGGTCCTGCCTGCAATTTTGTGGGCGGCCGGCTGGGGGCGCCGGGCGGGGTGGGCGGAAACAACGGGTGGCCAGGCGGGCCTCCGCGCTTCCCTTTCCGGTGCCAGGAGGAGCCGTGTCGCTGCCGCCTTGGTCCGTCAGGCCTCGGGCCGGTTCTCCATTGCTCGTTTCTCCGGActcctcgccgccgccgccgctgcgccGCGCCTAGGGCTCGGATCCTGCCGGGTGAGTCTGCATTGGCGCCCGCGGAGGGGCGGGCAGGGGGCGCGGGGACGGCGGGGGACGGCGCGAGGACGCGGGGGTCCCCGGGGGCCGGGCGGTTCTGGAACCTTCGTCGGCCGGGCGCCTCGGAGGCTCCTCCCGGGAGCGGGCGACCGACGGGTTCTGATGTAGCGCCGCTCGGATCCCCGGGCGACCACGTCACGCCAGACTCGTGGGGTGGTGGGGCGGGAGCGGGCGACCCTCCCCCACACTCCCGCCGGCGGGATCCGCCGGGGGCCGGTTCGCTCCGGTTGATCCCGGATTCCCTTTGTTCGCTGAGCCTTGGAGAGCATCTTGTCTGGCTCCCCTTGCGCCATGCCCCGCCACCGGTGTCCCTGCCGCTGATGGCTGATACAAACCGGCAGTGCAGGAGACCCGAATCCTCCTCTCCAGGCGGGTCTGTGCGCCAAGGCCCCGGCTGTTGGTAATCACCCGCTGGTGAAATGACTCCCCGGGACAGAATGTGCCGAGGGCTGGGCAACGTTCTCCATTTGTAAGATTTAGGCGCAGATCAACCAGCGCTTGAACCGttttcctctctgcctggaaAACCGAAAGTAATGCATTTCACTAATCCTAGTGTTGAATCAAACCAGACCCCACCCCAGATCCATTACAGCCTGCTGCGGGTATACACacgtgtcgtcccccccccccggTGTGGTAAAGGCCTGTGTCTGAAGCCAAACCCTCACTACCCGGGTCGTCTTCGAACGTCTTTGTTTCGTGGTGCTCCTTGCCTAGGGACAGTAGTTTTCCTATTCGTGGTGTGTAGGAACCACTCTGTAAAACTAATGTGCTTCACAAACTTTTTAATGCAGTTGCCAAAGTTGCAATGTGCTTTTTGATTGCAGAAGGAATCACGATGTCCATCTTCCTTCTCTTAACTGAGGTTGAGTCTCGAGGCCAGGATGCTTAGGAATTCAGCAACCTTCAGATTTTGTAATTTATAAAGACTGTTATTTCAGAGGAGCGGTAACACCCCTAGACTCGGGGGCCCGTTAACCCGGTATTAATAATTTGTACAGGCTGGGCTGGTAGTTCAAGTAATTGAGCGTGGGCCAGGCCTCCAGTGAGGCCTTAAAGTCAGTCCTCAAAActtcagagaaagggaaaaaaaaaaatactgcagtCGTAAATGCTCATAGCTGGGGGTGAATGggaaataaaatggataaataCAGTCAGGTCACCTTTTGGCACCAAATAAGTTTTGTGCCATACTTCGGATAGGAGGTTGCATTTTCTAAGCTTTCTGGTTTGAAAATAGACAAAGGTTTGTGGTCATATTGTAGCAGCTGTAAAAGTTAACGTTTGTTGAGTTTTTGCTCTGTGCTAGGCAGTGATTTAAGAGATTTGTTTACAGATTTTTGTAAGCCTCAGCAAATCTCTGGGAAATAACCATTGACTCGTTCATGAGACTCGGCTAACTGGATTTGACCAGAGGCCAGACAGGCAGTCTACTCCATTACCTTTGTGCACTGTGTCTAAATGAGAAAAAGGGGAAGCTGGGGctgaggactggagagagatgGGTGGCTCAGGTTAAAAGCATGCACTGCTTTGGAGAACACTggagctctgttcccagcatttaCAGGAGGCCGCTCACAGCTGCTtgtagctccagcttcagggagctCTGCACTTCTAGCCTCCTGCATTGACGGGAACAaacccatatatatatttgtaacttAAAAATAGCAAGAAGGAGAATTGGATTGTTGCTTATCTATTTTCCAAGCACTGGTTTAGTTACTTGGTCAGATGGGGTTCTGTTTAGTTCCCGTGTAGCATTACTGGCCTGTTCTGAGTATgtccagaaacagaagaggaCTCAAATAAGCTAGAAAGTTAAAGGATTTGGATCCTTGTCTAGAGATCTCTGCTAGAACTTGCTTTCTTTCAGTGTTCCAACCAGTCTGAACTATGGCTGCTTTCCACAGACTGTCCGTTCTCCCTCCCAGATTTATACAAACTGTTCTTACCCTGGAGCCTCTCTTTAACTAATACTCCCTTAGTTCTAGACTGCAGAGACACCAAGAATGTCTATGCCATGCCACTAATTGCCCCTAAAGTCCAGCAGTGTGTCACACTTGGGTTCcaataaatatgaataatttataaatgatactaggaatttttaaatgttcaagaaTGTCCCGTGCTTTTTTACTTACTCAGTTGTAAAATTGAATATAATCTGATAAATTAGCCAGGACTAAAAGCTAACATAGATTCTAATTCAGAATCTGTGTTCGGTATAACA
The nucleotide sequence above comes from Peromyscus maniculatus bairdii isolate BWxNUB_F1_BW_parent chromosome 9, HU_Pman_BW_mat_3.1, whole genome shotgun sequence. Encoded proteins:
- the Socs4 gene encoding suppressor of cytokine signaling 4 — encoded protein: MAENNSKNVDVRPKTGRSRSADGKDGYVWSGRKLSWSRKRESCSESETVCPGEKAEAPGRGREREQSCSSIQLDLDHSCGHRFLGRSLKQKLQDAVGQCFPIMNCSSRHSSGLPSKRKIHISELMLDKCPFPPRSDLAFRWHFIKQHTVPVSPNSDEWVSTDLSESQVRDAQLKRRNIEEDIPCFSQTSVQPCVVTTSSASCRGGHITGSMMNLVTNNSIEDSDMDSEDEIITLCTSSRKRNKPRWEMDDEILQLETPPKHHTQIDYVHCLVPDLLQISNNPCYWGVMDKYAAEALLEGKPEGTFLLRDSAQEDYLFSVSFRRYSRSLHARIEQWNHNFSFDAHDPCVFHSPDITGLLEHYKDPSACMFFEPLLSTPLIRTFPFSLQHICRTVICNCTTYDGIDALPVPSPMKLYLKEYHYKSKVRLLRIDVPEQQ